DNA sequence from the Solirubrobacterales bacterium genome:
CGGCCCCACCCGGATGGACTACGAGAGCTCGATCCGGGCGGTCACCTACGCTGCCCGGGAACTGTCCCGCTACTTCGAACACGTATACGCATGAGCAAACGCGACTACTACGAGGTCCTCGGGCTCTCCCGGGAGGCCTCCGACCAGGAAATAAAGAAGCGGTTTCGCCGGGTCGCCCGGGAACTTCACCCAGATGTGAACGGGGACGATCCGGAAGCCGAGGAGAAGTTCAAGGAGGCGGCCGAGGCCTACGAAGTCCTGTCCGACGACGAGCGTCGGGCCACCTACGACCGCTACGGCCACGACGGACTGAACTCCGGTGGATTCCGCTCCCAGGCCCAGGGCTTCGGTTCGATCGATGATCTCTTCAGCGCCTTTTTCGGGGGTGGGTTCGGGGCCGGCTCCCGCGGCCCGGCACCCGGCGCGGACGTCGGGGCCACGGTCGAGATCGAGCTGGTCGACGTGCTCGAGGGGGCCAGCCGGGAGGTCGAGTTCGACGCGGTCGCCCGCTGCGAAGACTGCAACGGCAACGGGGCCGAGCCGGGGACCCCGATCAGGACCTGCGAGCGCTGCCAGGGGGCCGGGGAGATCCGGACGGTCGCCAACACCGCCTTCGGCCAGATGGTCCGGGCTCAGCCCTGCGAGACCTGCCACGGCGAAGGCCGGGTCGCGGAGTCGCCCTGCCCGGGTTGCTCCGGTCTGGGGCGCCGTCACACCAGGAAACGACACCGGATCGACATTCCGGCCGGGATCGAGACCGGTCAGCGAATCCGGATCGCCGGAGCCGGTCACGCCGGGGAGACCGGGGCGCCGGCCGGGGACCTCTACGTCGAGGTCACCGTCGCCGACCGGGAGAACATCCACCGCGACGGCCAGGACCTGATCAGCGTGGTACCCCTGGATGCGACCGCAGCGATGCTGGGCGATCGGGTCGAGGTGGAAACGCTCGAAGGCAGCGAAGAGATCGAGTTTGCCGCCGGCACCCAGCCCGGTTCCGAGACCCGGCTCAAGGGGGCCGGGCTGCCGCGACTCGGTCGGTCCTCCCGTCGGGGGGATCATCGATTCGTGGTCAAGATCGTGATTCCCTCCGATCTCAGCGA
Encoded proteins:
- the dnaJ gene encoding molecular chaperone DnaJ, with the protein product MSKRDYYEVLGLSREASDQEIKKRFRRVARELHPDVNGDDPEAEEKFKEAAEAYEVLSDDERRATYDRYGHDGLNSGGFRSQAQGFGSIDDLFSAFFGGGFGAGSRGPAPGADVGATVEIELVDVLEGASREVEFDAVARCEDCNGNGAEPGTPIRTCERCQGAGEIRTVANTAFGQMVRAQPCETCHGEGRVAESPCPGCSGLGRRHTRKRHRIDIPAGIETGQRIRIAGAGHAGETGAPAGDLYVEVTVADRENIHRDGQDLISVVPLDATAAMLGDRVEVETLEGSEEIEFAAGTQPGSETRLKGAGLPRLGRSSRRGDHRFVVKIVIPSDLSDEQRRLAAELDGTLTERNRDGHEDSGFFSKVKRAFS